The Isachenkonia alkalipeptolytica DNA segment GATTTTGCCAATAAACTTTATTTAATTGAATAGATTCTTAAATTAACCTTGAGTAATATGATAACATGTTTTACAAAATTCTGCAAAACTCAAATTTATTTTTCATTACTCAAATAACTGATTTTATCTTTATAAATATATTGAAAGTATTATAAAATCTAAAATTTCAAAATATCCATTGTTCTCAGTAAATACCACAAATTTGCCGATTATTCATCTTTCTTATCATAAATTTGCCGATTGGATTTTTATATATTGTTAATTAGTTAACGATATTATATGCTTTGATAGCAAGTATTTATACCTATTTTTATTTACATTCATCAATCTAATTCATAAGGAGGTTTTACTAATGGAAGGTTTTTTTGAAGTGATTCGTTATCTCAACAGTTTACTGTGGGGTCCGCCGATGCTGGTTCTTTTGCTTGGTACCGGTGTATGGTTCACCATCAAATTACGTTTTGTGCAGGTTCGAAAGATAAGGTTGGTTTTTAAGAAGACCTTTGGCGACGTGTTTAAAAAAAGTGTGAAAGCCGACGAAGACGGGATGTCCTCTTTTCAAGCTTTGGCCACGGCCATTGCCGCCCAGGTCGGCACCGGAAATCTTGCCGGAGTGGGAACCGCTATTGCCGCCGGTGGTCCGGGGGCCGTATTTTGGATGTGGCTCAGTGGATTTTTCGGAGCCGGAACAATTTTTGCGGAAGCGATTTTAGGACAAACCTACAACACCCGGGTTGATGGACAGAAAGTGGGGGGACCGGCCTATTATATAAAGCATGGTCTAGGAAGCCCTGCTTTAGCCGGTTTCTTTGCGATTTCCATTATTATCGCCCTGGGTTTTATCGGAAATATGGTGCAGTCCAACTCCGTTTCCGATTCTATGCATGCGGCTTTTGGTATTCCCCACATCGTTCTAGGAATTATTACGGCTATTGTTGTAGCTGCCATTATTATGGGAGGAATCTCCCGAATCGCCTCCTTTACCGTTACCATCGTACCGATTATGGCAGGAATCTATATTATGGGATGCCTTGCAATTATTATTATGAATTTAAGCGAAGTGATCCCTGCGTTTAGAATGATTATTCATAGTGCTTTTAACCCCATGGCCGCCACCGGGGGTGTTATTGGTGTTACTGTTAAAGAGGCGATGCGTTACGGGATCGCCAGAGGACTGTTTTCCAACGAAGCCGGAATGGGTTCCACCCCCCATTCCCATGCTGTTGCAAAGGTAAAGCATCCTTCCCAACAGGGCTTTGTAGCCATCATGGGCGTAATCATCGACACCTTGGTAGTTTGTACTTTTACCGCTTTAATTATTATTATTACCGGAACCTACGAAACCGGTCTTGTGGGTATACAGTTAACCCAGCAAAGTTTTGCCGTTGGTTTAGTCGGTTTTGGAGAGTATTTTATCGCTGTCTCTCTATTTTTCTTTGCCCTATCCACCATTATCGCTTGGTACTATTTCGGAGAAGGAAACATTAAATATCTTTTCGGCCAGAAGGGAATTCGGGCTTATCAGGTAATTGTCTTGCTTTGTATTGTTGGGGGTACTTTAATAGAAGTAGAGGATGTATGGGAACTGGCGGACCTATTCAACGGTTTAATGGTTATTCCAAACTTAATCGGTCTTCTTGGACTCAGTGCTGTGGTTATTAAGAGTCTTGAAAACTATGAGTCCGGTGATTTAGATAAGTAACATGTTCTAAATAAATATAGTACAAAACCTCGATCCAAAGAATTATCTCTTGGATTGAGGTTTTTTTCTTTTAGGTATTATCAGTATGCCGATTACCCTATACTGCCATTAATTATTTCATCGAGGAGAAAATTTATACCCTCCTTTGCCGTCGTTTTTGATGACATACATTGCAGTGTCAGCTTCCTGAAGTAGTGTTTCACTATCTTTTCCTTGATCTGGATAAACAGCAATCCCCATGGATGCCCCCACAGTACATATTACTCCATTAATATTCATCTCTTGCTGAAGTTCTACTCGGATCTTTTTTACCACCCTTTCTATACTTTCTTGAGACCCTATGTCCCGAAGCAGTACGGTAAACTCATCTCCACCCATTCTAGCTACGGTATCGGACTTCCGAAGAGTTTTTTTTAAACGTTCAGCTACGGTTACCAACACTCCGTCTCCCGTTTCATGACCATAGCGATCATTAATTTCTTTAAAACCGTCTAAATCAATATAAATCAAAGCAAATTTTCCTAAATCCCTTTCATGTTCAAAAATCATTATTTTCAAACGATCAAAAAATAATCTTCGGTTGGGGATTTTGGTTAAATCATCATAATTCGCACTCATTTCCAGTTCCCTTTCTAATTGCTTTCGCTCTGTAATATCCGCCGCCGACCCCACAATATAGCGTACTTCACTCTCCTCTATAATTGGTGTCAACGTGGTTAACCAGACCCGATCGCCACCGGGTAAGCTTAGCTCCTCTTCGTAAGTAATGGGTTTTCGATTTTTTACACACCGTTGATAGTTGCCTGCAACCAAGTCCCCCATTTCCTCCCCGAGTAACGACCGAGGTGACTGGTTTTGAATCATTTCTAAAGATATCTTCGTTTTCTTTTGATGGGATGCGTTGTTTCGAATGTATCGAAATTCCGTCTCCGATAATACCTCCATTAAGAACATGGCATCCTGGGTTCCGTTAAATACTTTTTCATATTCTCTAGATAGTCTGGTGATTTCTCTTTCCGCATGTTTTAAATCTGTCACATCCACATGGGCACCTAGTAATCGAATAGGTTTCCCCTCTTCATCCCGAATAGCCATACCTCGACACCTTACCCATACCGTAGAACCGTTTTTGTGTCGGTATCTAACAATCTGATCAAAGGTGTGGGTAGGTTTTTTGTAATGTTTATCTAAGTTCTCCAAAACCCGGGGTAAGTCTTCTTGAAAAATGATAGCCTGCCATTCATTGGCCAGCGGTTTCTTTACCTTCGGATCATATCCCAGCACTTCCCAAAACTTCGGACTCATCCATTCATTTTCCGGATTCTCCAGATCCCAATACCATACCCCATCTAAGGAGCCCGATTGAATAAAATCAAAAATTCTCCGGTCATGGTTAAGCAAATGATATAATTCCTCTTTTAAGTAATGTTCTTTCATGAATACACTCCTTATGATTAATCTAAAAAAACATAACTAAGTACATAATCAATCCTGATTAAATTATATCATTTTAGTAACTGCTTTTCGACGTTGTTGCGGAGTAATTCTTATATTTTAGGGTAAAAGATAGTTTAATAAAAATACTTGGAGGAATATTCATGGCTCTAAAAAAGAAAATGCTGTTAACGGTTCTCACATTACTATTGATTTTACAGACTATCCCCTTTCTAATTCCCTTAAGTGAAGCATGGGAAGAGAATCCTTCCACCCCTTTTCAAAACAGTAGATGGTCGAAGGTGGAAGGAATTGATCTTCATTACCGGACCTGGCTTCCGGGAATTATAGAACATAATCCCATTGTTTACATTCATGGTCTAGGAGGCTCTACCTTTTCCTGGCGGTATAATGTTGAGCCCTTTATCAAAGAGGGTTTCCCTGTGATAGCCTTGGATCTTCCCACCTTTGGTTATAGCACTCGTGATACGGGACTAAGCCACTCTCAGGAAAATCGTAGTCAATGGGTGTTTGGACTACTGGATGTCCTAGAGACCGAATACGAGTTTTTTTCAGAGGGCTATCATCTGGTTGGCCATTCCATGGGTGGCGGGGTTATCACAGCCATGGCTTTGGATAATCCAGAAAAGATTCAAACCTTAACCTATGTAGCGGGAGCAGTTATTAACGAACCAGGAAAAGTTCAGGGTCTACTTTCTTATCCACCGTTTAAAAGAACCATTAGTGTTTTAGGAGAGCACATTTTTTTCACCGAAAGTCGTTTAGAAGGGGTGTTGTCCTCGGCCTATGGTGAAGAAATCAACCAAGAAATTTTAGAGGGATATCTTCAACCATTACGGCTCTCCGGCACCGGTAGAGCCTGGGGAGATTTAGTAACTTCCACGACTAGTTTTCAAGAAGAAGATATTTCCCATATTTCCATTCCTACATTTCTAATTTGGGGAGAAGAAGACAGTTGGGTTCCCTTAGAAGAAGGGATACGCTTAAAAAAACTTTTACAAAATTCGGAGTTAAGCGTTATCGAAGGGAGCGGACATACTCCCATGGAAACCGATAGGGAAGAATTTAATAAGCGTTTGCTTCAGTTTTTATCCTATAAAGAGAAAGATGACAGCGGGACGGAGTAGTTGTCATCTTCTTAGAAGTTATCAACGGATACTCTTCTTATTTCCTGTCATGAAGCCTATCTTTTGCTAGGACTTTATCGCCTCTTGTTTTTCTCCAATGATGTCCGAAACACTCGGTGATGATTTTTCTTCCGGCAAAGGAGGCGGTCTTTGCAGGATCGAGTTCCGGAGCAATTTCCACAACATCAAAACCCAAAATGGGAAGTTCGAATATTCCCATCAAAAGATCCAGCATTTGTCGACTGTTCAGTCCTCCAAATTGTGGGGTTCCTGTACCTGCAGCAAATCCAGGATCCAGGGCGTCAATATCGATGGTTACATAAATCTGTTTGTAATTTTTCATTTGCTCATGGACCTGCTCCAGCACTTTCTTTATTCCCATTTGATTCATACGGTATGCGGTAATGATCGAGGGGTTTTGATCTTTTAAGAAATCGTATTCCTGATCTTCAATGGAACGAATCCCGAGAAACATCAGGTTCTCCATTCCCGATATATGGTCTAATTCTAAGGCTCTTCGCTGAGTAGAACCATGAGATAAAGAGTCGCCATCCATTTTGTCGCAAAGATCCAGATGGGCATCGATATGAATAATCCCGAACTCTTCACCGACAGCTCTATCAATCCCTTGAAGTACAGGAATCGTTGTGGAGTGGTCACCGCCGATCATAGTGAAAAACTGATTCTTTTTAATCAAGGTTTCTACCAAATTTCGCACATCTTCGAAAACCCGATTTCGATCCCCTCCGTAAAAATCTCCCAGATCCCGTATTCGGAACCCTTCAAAGCTTTCTAAATGCTCCGTTGTTTTTGCAATTGTATAGGTAATTTCTCGTACCGACTGGGGACCCTTGGCGGCCCCACCACGAAAACTGACTCCGCCGTCGTAGGGGATACCAAACAGTGCGGCATCAACTTCTCCCATCAATCCTTCCGGGTCATTCAGTCCTGCCCAGAGTTTTTTTTGCTGAGCTATGGTCTCGGTTAACTCCCCAATTTTCATATGAGATGTGCCTCCTTTGATTTCATTTTGCTTATTACGACTTTATAATTCCATATATGATTCAGATTTTTAATTATAATCTTCTTATTATGAACCATATATTTTTGCTAGGATTGCAGTTCACTTTTTGTAATTCTTCTTTAATCTCACAACCACCAACTCCGGACGATTCCCTATACGTATAGGGATAATACTATTTCCTAACCCTCGGCTGACCACCATCGTGGAATCCCCTTTTGTATACAACGCATTAATATATATCGGGAATAAACCTTGTCCCGCTGCAATGATCCCTCCAACTAGTGGAATACGGAAT contains these protein-coding regions:
- a CDS encoding alanine/glycine:cation symporter family protein → MEGFFEVIRYLNSLLWGPPMLVLLLGTGVWFTIKLRFVQVRKIRLVFKKTFGDVFKKSVKADEDGMSSFQALATAIAAQVGTGNLAGVGTAIAAGGPGAVFWMWLSGFFGAGTIFAEAILGQTYNTRVDGQKVGGPAYYIKHGLGSPALAGFFAISIIIALGFIGNMVQSNSVSDSMHAAFGIPHIVLGIITAIVVAAIIMGGISRIASFTVTIVPIMAGIYIMGCLAIIIMNLSEVIPAFRMIIHSAFNPMAATGGVIGVTVKEAMRYGIARGLFSNEAGMGSTPHSHAVAKVKHPSQQGFVAIMGVIIDTLVVCTFTALIIIITGTYETGLVGIQLTQQSFAVGLVGFGEYFIAVSLFFFALSTIIAWYYFGEGNIKYLFGQKGIRAYQVIVLLCIVGGTLIEVEDVWELADLFNGLMVIPNLIGLLGLSAVVIKSLENYESGDLDK
- a CDS encoding sensor domain-containing diguanylate cyclase, whose protein sequence is MKEHYLKEELYHLLNHDRRIFDFIQSGSLDGVWYWDLENPENEWMSPKFWEVLGYDPKVKKPLANEWQAIIFQEDLPRVLENLDKHYKKPTHTFDQIVRYRHKNGSTVWVRCRGMAIRDEEGKPIRLLGAHVDVTDLKHAEREITRLSREYEKVFNGTQDAMFLMEVLSETEFRYIRNNASHQKKTKISLEMIQNQSPRSLLGEEMGDLVAGNYQRCVKNRKPITYEEELSLPGGDRVWLTTLTPIIEESEVRYIVGSAADITERKQLERELEMSANYDDLTKIPNRRLFFDRLKIMIFEHERDLGKFALIYIDLDGFKEINDRYGHETGDGVLVTVAERLKKTLRKSDTVARMGGDEFTVLLRDIGSQESIERVVKKIRVELQQEMNINGVICTVGASMGIAVYPDQGKDSETLLQEADTAMYVIKNDGKGGYKFSPR
- a CDS encoding alpha/beta fold hydrolase, whose product is MALKKKMLLTVLTLLLILQTIPFLIPLSEAWEENPSTPFQNSRWSKVEGIDLHYRTWLPGIIEHNPIVYIHGLGGSTFSWRYNVEPFIKEGFPVIALDLPTFGYSTRDTGLSHSQENRSQWVFGLLDVLETEYEFFSEGYHLVGHSMGGGVITAMALDNPEKIQTLTYVAGAVINEPGKVQGLLSYPPFKRTISVLGEHIFFTESRLEGVLSSAYGEEINQEILEGYLQPLRLSGTGRAWGDLVTSTTSFQEEDISHISIPTFLIWGEEDSWVPLEEGIRLKKLLQNSELSVIEGSGHTPMETDREEFNKRLLQFLSYKEKDDSGTE
- the speB gene encoding agmatinase — translated: MKIGELTETIAQQKKLWAGLNDPEGLMGEVDAALFGIPYDGGVSFRGGAAKGPQSVREITYTIAKTTEHLESFEGFRIRDLGDFYGGDRNRVFEDVRNLVETLIKKNQFFTMIGGDHSTTIPVLQGIDRAVGEEFGIIHIDAHLDLCDKMDGDSLSHGSTQRRALELDHISGMENLMFLGIRSIEDQEYDFLKDQNPSIITAYRMNQMGIKKVLEQVHEQMKNYKQIYVTIDIDALDPGFAAGTGTPQFGGLNSRQMLDLLMGIFELPILGFDVVEIAPELDPAKTASFAGRKIITECFGHHWRKTRGDKVLAKDRLHDRK